Within the Pedosphaera parvula Ellin514 genome, the region AGCGCGACTTGCACAGATGCATTCGGAAGGCGGATGAAGGCCCAGGGAATTACGATTGTCAAATTTCCTACTTTGAAAGGAAATGTTGGAAGGTATCGGAAGGTATCGGAAGGTATCGGAAGGTATCGGAAGGTATCGGAAGGTATCGGAAGGTAAAAACATTCCATTTTGAATGAAAGATGAAAATGGGTGTTAACGGCAGCTCACAGCAGTTATCGGCTGTCAGGTTCTTTCCAAGTTAATTAAAGTAAAGAGACTTGCCACAAGGAGTAGTAAGAGTATAGTATGCACTACGAGAGGACGGGCAATCGTCAGTGAGTTCGGTCCGGTTAAAACTTTGGTAAACAACCGGCTCGTGGTTTTTTGTGTCGGGAATTGTGAACTTGACGTCCTTTGAAACGGAAATTACTCTGAACAGAACGGTAAAGTTTGCTGGTTAGACCAGCGCGCCAAAGTCGGAAGAATCAAATCTGCCGACTTTTTTATTCCCCGCAAGGGGTGCCGGGCAAGATCTTATGAATGCAGATTTTTTAACAGTATTGGAATTCTGGGAACGGGAAAAGGGCATAAGCCGTCAGGTGCTCATTTCTGCCGTGGAGGAATCCCTGTTGTCTGCTGCCAAGAAGGCGGTCGGGCCGGCCCGTGAGTTGCGCTGCATCATTGACCCGAAGTCGGGTGATATCAAGGCTTTTGCGAAGTTGATTGTTTCGGAGAAAGTGGTTTCGAAGCATGATCATATCTCCCTGCCGGATGCGAAGAAAATAAAGCCGGACGCGCAATTGGGCGAGGAAGTGGAAGTGGAAGTGACGCCAGCCGGGTTCGGACGTATTGCCTCACAATATGCGAAGCAGTCGTTGATGCAACACATTCGCCGTGCGGAGAAGCAATTGATTTTTACGGAGTTCAAGGATCGTGTTGGTGATATCATCAGCGGCGTCGTGCGCCGGTTTGATCGATCGGATGTCAGTGTGGATTTAGGCAAGTATGAAGCTTTGCTCCCCAACCGGGAGCGTGTACCAACTGAGGAATATCAGATTGGCGAACGGATTCGTTGTTACGTCAAGGCCGTGGAAAATGGTCCGCATGGACCTGAGATCATCCTGTCCCGTGCTGATCCGCGGTTTGTGATCAAGTTGTTCCAGTTGGAAGTTTCGGAAATCAATGATGGCACGATCGAGATCAAGGGCATTGCCCGTGAACCTGGTTTCCGCACGAAGCTGGCGGTTTATACGCGTGACGAAAAAGTTGATCCCGTGGGTGCATGCGTTGGATTGCGTGGTCAACGGGTGAAGAACATTGTTCGCGAATTGAACAATGAGAAGGTGGATATCATTCGTTGGGAGCCTAATATCAAGGGCTTCCTAACAAATGCCTTGGCTCCGGCGCAGTTGAAGACTTTTGAAGTCGATGAAGCCAACAAGCGGGTGAAGATCGTGGTGGGCGAGGACCAGCTTTCGCTGGCGATCGGCAAGCGCGGTCAGAATGCGCGGTTATCATCGAAGCTGACCGGTTGGCAGGTGGACATTGAGCCCGAAGTAGTGCACCGGATGGGATTTGAAGAGAAGGTCGCGGAGGCGGTGAAGACTTTGGCAGCGATTCCTGGGATTACACAGGAGCAGGCTGACACTCTGGTTCATCAAGGTTTGACGCGATTGGAAGATTTGTTGCAGGCGGATATTAGTGATCTGTCTGGAATACCGCAAATTGGCGACCAGGCGGCCGCCATTTTGGAAGCTGCAAAGGCAGAAGCCGCGCGGCACAGATTAAAATTGGGTGAAGACTCAGCAGGTTAATCACCATGGCTGGCACCAAAAATGGTCTTATGTTAAGCTACTAGCGTATGAATGCTTTGTGGCAATACCGGCCAGAAGTTAGAGATAAAATAAATTATGCCCGTTCGTATTTACGACATTTCAAAGAAGCTCGGCTTGGAGAACAAGGAAGTTCTAGCCAAGGCACGAGAGTTGGGCATTACTGCCGCCAAGGTCCCTTCCAGTTCGCTTGATAAGATCACCGCTGAATATCTTGAACAAGAGCTATCGGGTGGAAAACCCGTAGCGACAGCAGCCCCTCCAGCGCCACCCGCTGAACCCGAAAAGATTTTGATCGTCACGGCACCGCCAGCTCCAGCCCCTGTCATTGAGCCTGCTCCTTTGGTTGAGGCCAAGGTGCCTGCACCGGCGGCTCCAGTGCACGAACAAGAAGTCAAAGCACCGATTGTGTCCCCTGCCCCAATTGTAGAGGAAGCTCCAGTGGAAGTGAAAGCCCCTGAGCCCGTAAAAGAAGCTCCGCAGGTTATCGTGGCCGAAGTGAAGCCGGCGCCTGTCGTCGAAGAGACTCCGAAAGTTGAAGCAGCGCCAGTGGCTCCTGCTCCCAAGCCTGAAGTCCCCGTTGCTCCTGCAACACCCATTGCGGCCACACCTCCGCCACCGCCTGCCCCTCCAGCGCGTCCTGCGGGACCTCAGGTAGGTGATAAGGTCGGCTTTATCCAGCTGCCTTCGAAACCAGCTCCCAGGACCGCCGAGAAGGTCGGCTCAGCAAAGCTGCCACCCAGCCGTCCTGGCCAGCAGCCAGGCGGAAATCGTCCAGATTTTTCCCGTGGTGGCAACCGGCCTGACAATCGAAATGCACGGCCTGGTTTCGGTGCTCCTCATGGAGGACGCCCACAAGCGCCTGGAGGCAGGCCTGGTTTCGGTAACCGCAATGAACCGGCGAAACCTGCCGCTCCAAGCGGGCCCAGATTCGTAACGCCGGACAATGCTCAGGTCATTTCGGTAAAACCACCGATCGTGGTGCGTGAGTTGGCGGAACAGCTTAAATTAAAGCCGTTCAAGTTGATTGCCGACCTGATGGAATTGGGCGTTTTTGCGAACGTTAATCAAGCGATTGATGAATCTGTCGCCCAGAGAATTTGTGCCAAGTACGGTTATCGTTTTGAAGTTGAAAAACGCGAACGTGGCAGCGGCATTATTCATGCCCCGATAAAGAAAATCGAAGTCGACATCGAGGACAAGCCGGAGCAGTTGAAGCCGCGCGCTCCAGTTGTAACGATCATGGGTCACGTGGACCATGGCAAGACTACTTTGCTGGACGTGATTCGAAAGTCTGACGTTGTGGCGGGTGAGGCTGGTGGCATAACGCAGCACATTGGTGCTTATACAATTTCATTCCCACACCCTGAGCGGAAGAACGAACTGCAACAGATCACCTTCCTGGACACTCCGGGTCACGCCGCGTTCAGCGCGATGCGGGCACGCGGTGCAAATGTGACTGACATTGTGGTGTTGGTCGTGGCTGCCAATGATGGCGTAATGCCGCAGACACTGGAAGCCTTGAGTCATGCTCAAGCAGCCAAAGCGGAAATCATGGTGGCGGTGAACAAGGTTGATCATCCTAATGCGAATCCAATGAGGGTTCGCCAGCAATTGCAGGAAAAAGGCCTGGTATGTGAAGAATGGGGTGGCAAGACCCTGTTCGTGGATGTTTCCGCCATCACCAAGCAGGGCGTGGACAAGTTGTTGGAAGCCATTTTGCTCCAGGCTGAAATCATGGAGCTTAAGGCGAATCCAGATCGTCGCGCCAAAGGCAACGTTATTGAATCCGGTTTGGAACCTGGCGGTCCCACGGCAACTGTGTTGGTACGTAAAGGCACATTGCACTTGGGAGATGTGGTTATTTGCGGTCCCTTCTATGGCAAGGTTCGCGCTCTAATTAATGAGGAAAATAAACGTCTCAAGGAGGCAGGTCCTTCTGTAGCTGTCAAGTTGCTCGGTTTAAATGGCGTTCCTGAAGCTGGACTGGAATTTACCGTTGAGGAGAACGAGAAGGAAGCTCGTGATATTGCTGAAAAGCGCACGATGGAAGCCAGAGCCATGGGGCAGGAAGCACGCGCCAAGGTCACCTTGGAAAATCTTTTCGCCACCATGTCTTCAACCAGTGCGAAGGTGTTGAAGCTCGTGGTCAAGGCTGACACTCAAGGCTCGGTTGAAGCCATCGTCGAAGCATTAAAGAAAATTGAATCTGATAAAGTCAGCCTCGAAGTCATTCATAGCGCGGTTGGCACGATTACCGAATCGGATGTCGCTCTGGCCTCAGCTTCAAACGCTGTAATTCTCGGTTTCCATACCCGTATTGATAATGGTGTATCCGATGAGGCGAAACGCGAAGGCGTTCAGATCAAGCTTTACGCGATCATCTACGAACTTATCGATCAGGTGAAGGAATCCATGGCCGGTCTGTTGGATCCTCTTTACAAGGATGTTGTCGTTGGAACGGCTGAAGTGCGGAAAATCTTCGAACTTTCCAAAGGAATTCCGGTTGCTGGCTGCATGATCACCAACGGACGCATTGTTCGTGGGAAAGTGCGCGTGATGCGCCGCAAGGGATTAATCTTCGAAGGCGTTACCCAATCGTTGCGCCGGTTCCAGGACGAAGTGAATGAAGTGCGCGCCGGCATGGAATGCGGCATTCGACTCGATGGTTTCGGGGACTTTCAAATCGGTGATACGATTGAGTGTTACACGGTCGAGAAGACCACTCAGAAACTCTAATTTTTTTCAGGAGTTTTCTTATGCCTTCGCTCAGACTTCAACGGGTGCGCGAGCTATTAAAGCGGGAAATCGGCGAAGTGATTCGCCGGGAGATTCCCGTGGGTGAGAGTGGCTTGATCACGGTAAATGAGGTGGGAGTAAGCAGCGATCTGCATTCCGCCACTGTGTTTATCGGCATTCTCGGCACTGATCAGCAGAAGAAAAAAGGGTTCGCGCAGCTCAACCATCATCGTAAACGCATTCAGGGCCTGGTAGGCCAGGCTGTCATTTTGAAGTATACTCCCACACTCCGATTCGTACTCGATGAATCAATTGCTGAAGGGAACAAAGTGCTTCAAATCATTGACGAACTGGAAAAATCCGGCCCTAATAATGAAACAACGCCCGAAAATCATTGATCGCATCCTGGAAGGGATTCGCGAAAGTCGTACCTTTTGTGTTGTCGGTCACATTCGTCCGGATGGTGATTGCATTGGTTCTCAACTCGGCCTCACGCTTGCCCTCTTAAACGAGGGCAAAAAAGTTTGGTGTTGGAATGAGGACATCGTTCCTGCCAAGCTTGCCTTCCTGGATCCTGAAAAGATTGTTCAGCGTCCCCGACCCGGCATGGAGTTTGATTGCGTCATCGCCACGGACGCCGCCAGTTTTGAACGGCTTGGCAAAGTGGGCGACTGTATTGGCAAACGCAAACTTTTCATTAATATTGATCATCACCAGAGCAATACCCGCTATGCGGATATCAACTGGATTTCCGCCAGGGAACCTTCGAGTGGCGAGATCATTTTCAAGCTCCTCAAGTCAGCCAACTGGCCGATCACTCCGCAAATAGCTGATTGTTTATTTACGGCGGTGTCCACGGATACTGGTTCGTTCCAATACCCCAGCACTTTGCCAAGCACCTACAACGTCGCCGGGGAGCTGGTTAAACGTGGAGCCAACCTGGCCAAGATTTGCGATGAGGTTTATCAATCATATCCTCTTTCGCGTGTTCGCCTGTTGAAGCATTTGTATAATAAGTTTCGACTGACGGATGACGACCAGATTGCCTATTTCTGGTTGAGGAAAGCCGACTTCACCCGCACAGGAGCAGACACCAGCGATTCAGAGGGATTGATCGATCACATTCGTGATATTGAACCCGTCCAGGTTGCATGCCTGTTCGAAGAGCTTGAGCCGGAGCTTACCAGGATCAGCCTTCGATCCAAAAACGTCAAAGTAAACGTGAACGAAATTGCGGCGATCTTTGGCGGAGGTGGACACAAAGCCGCAGCCGGGGCTCGCATTCCAGGTTCTCCTCTATCTGTGCAACGGCGGGTTATTTCGGCGGTGAAGAGGGCGCTCAACGCAGCACAGAGCTGACTTCTGTATCCCCTACCAAGATGGCAACGCTTGCTCTACTGGTGTTACGCACGGCAACGATGGAAGCAACGCTTACGTTTTATAAGGCGTTGGGACTTCACTTTACTGAAGAGAAGCACGGAACAGGTCCGTTACACTATTCATCAGTTGTCGGCGATTTGGTTTTCGAAATTTATCCAGGAGAGCCAGGCTCAGCACCCGAAAGGAAAACAGGTGGCGCTACAATGCTGGGGTTCACCGTGGATCAACTGGATGCAACTCTTGCGTTGCTCAATGCAATTAAACCAGATTCGCAATTAGTTCCGAAAGAATCACCTTGGGGAAGGCGTGCCGTGGCTGTTGATCCCGACGGCCGTGCAGTCGAGATAACGGAGCGATCCGTCAAAGGCTCCTCAACCGGAGATAAATAGTCATTTTAGCCAGGTAAATGAAGCAGTAATAAGAAACTTGTTGTATGCACGAATTTGATGTTTTCGACGGAGCACTTTTAATCGACAAACCGGTTGGTTACACCTCCCATGATGTTGTTGATGCCATACGGCGTCGATTCCAAATCAAAAAGGTTGGCCACTGTGGAACACTTGATCCCAACGCAACCGGCCTATTGATCATCGTGCTTGGCAGGGGAACGAAATTGTCAGAAAGACTGATGTCTTCAGACAAGGTGTACGAAGGGACAATAAAATTTGGCGAAACCACGGATAGCTATGATGCGGATGGAGAACTAGTCACTTCCCTGCCCGTTCCTCCCATGACTTTGGGCGAGCTGAATGAGACGGCGGCAGCCTTCGTGGGTGATCAGATGCAGGTCCCGCCAATGGTTTCGGCGATCAAAAAAGGCGGCGTTCCACTTTATAAACTTGCGCGAAAGGGTGTGGAGGTCGAACGCGAACCTCGCTTTATCCACATATATAATTTCCGTTTCGCCGAGTACAATGAACCCATTGGTCGCTTCCGGGTCGCTGCCACCAAAGGCACTTACGTCCGAAGTCTGGCGCATGATTTGGGTCAAAAGCTTGGCTGCGGAGGGCACCTGGCCACGTTACGAAGAACCGTTTCTGGAAAATTTGATGTCGCGAATGCCATTCGGCTCGACCAGGCCTTGGAACTTTCTGCCGCCGAACTGGAGAAGCGGGTTATTCCATTTCTGAAGCTCGCAGCCTAGTTTACCCACCAAAATGAAGATCATCCGAAGCGCCAGCGAACTGAAGGCGAATGGCCGGAAGGTTTGTCTGGCAATCGGATTCTTCGACGGCGTACATCTTGGACATCAGCAAATCATCCGTCAGACCATCGCGGATTCGATAAAGCACGAGGCGGTGTCATTGGTGGTGACCTTCGATCAACACCCCAGCACCGTCGTGGCGCCGGATCGGATTCCTCCGCTGATCTATCCGCTCCCCCACAAACTCAAAACCATTGGGTCCCTGGGTAGTGAAGCACTTTTCCTGATTCATTTCGATAAAGCCTTCAGCGAACTGAGCGGTGAGGCCTTCATACGCAATTTGGCTAACGATTTGGGCCATATCGAGAGCTTGTGTGTGGGCAGCAACTTCACGTTTGGATATAAACGGAGCGGAAATGTCGCGCTGCTTAAAACTCTCGGTGAAGAGTTGAAATTTACGGTTCACGGCATGGCAGCCGTCTCTCTGGATGGAAAAACTGTAAGCAGCACACGCATTCGGGAAGCCATCAGAACCGGTGAACTGGACGCCGCCAGCCAAATGCTCGGGCGGACCTACTCTTTGTGCGGGCCGGTGATCAAGGGTGATCAACTTGGTCATAAGCTTGGATTTCCCACCGCCAATCTCAAGTTGGACGGTCTGGTACTCCCTCCAACCGGTGTTTACGCGGTGCATGCTTTTGTCGAAGGTGAATCTTATCGTGCGGTGGTGAATATAGGATTGCGTCCCACTTTAAGGAATCCAGCACCGGAAAGGCGCATCGAAGTTCATATCCTCAATTTCACTGGTGATCTTTATGGCAAAGCAATGGAAATTGCGTTTGTCGAGAAGTTGCGAGACGAACAGAAGTTTCCTTCTCTTGACGCGCTCAAGCTCCAAATTGCGAAGGATATTGAAGATGCCGCGAAATGTTTTTGAACCAGTTCAATTGGTTTAGACTCCAAAGGGAGTCCTATGTCCTTAAAGGCTTGTCCCATTGAGTAAGACATCACTTTAATGGACCTGAAGAGCAATTCATATGCAGGTCCTGGCAAAATTCGATAAGATTTATCTGAACAGATTTCCTCGTTTTTTTGTCCATGGGACAGTAGAATTCGAATCAAATTACGATGAACACAGGAATTAGCGCTATTAACGCAGCCGTTCAAGAAACCAGTGCCTTTGTCAGGCCATTGTTTAGCGAATTGGGAAAAGTAATCATCGGCCAAAGCTATTTGGTGGAAAGGCTGACCATTGGATTGCTCGCCAATGGCCATGTTCTGCTGGAAGGCGTGCCCGGGTTGGCGAAGACCTTATCTGTTAAATCCCTTTCCTCCTGCCTGAGCGTCCGATTTTCACGATTGCAATTCACGCCGGACATGCTCCCTGCGGACGTAATTGGCACTCAGATTTATAACCCGCAATCAGGTGGTTTCACCACCCGCCGCGGGCCTATTTTCGCCAATTTGGTTCTGGCCGACGAGATTAATCGTGCTCCCGCTAAAGTTCAGAGCGCACTGTTGGAGGCGATGCAGGAAAAGCAGGTCACCATTGGAGACCAGACCTTTAAACTCGAAGAGCCTTTTCTTGTTCTGGCCACCCAAAACCCGATCGAGCAGGAAGGAACCTACCCGCTTCCTGAGGCTCAGGTGGATCGTTTCATGCTGAAACTGAAGATTGGCTATCCTTCACGAGCGGAAGAAAGATCGATTCTGGACCTGATGGCGCACACATCCAACCTCCCTAAAGCAAATGCAGTGGTAACTTCGGACCAGATTTTAAAGGCACGTCAGGTTATCAATGACATCTATATTGATGACAAGGTAAAGGATTATATTGTCGATATCGTTTGTGCCACACGTGACCCGGAAGCTTACAAGATACAGGCCAAGGATTTCATCCAGTTGGGGGCCTCACCGCGCGCAACAATTTCGCTGACCCTGGCGGCCAAGGCCTACGCCTTTTTGAAAGGGCGGGGTTATGTTACGCCACAGGATGTAAAGAGCATTGGGATGGATGTCTTGCGTCACCGCGTCACAATCACGTACGAAGCCGAGGCCGAGAACAAGACCAGTGAAACGATCATTCAAAAGATTTTTGATGAGCTGCCAGTGCCCTAACCCGCCCATTGATACCCAACAGAGTTCAAGCCGAAGGAAACTGAGCGTGACATTCCCATGATTCCTCGCGAGATCCTTAAAAAAATTCGTCAAATCGAGTTGCGCACGAATCGACTTGTGAGCGAATCGCTCGCGGGCCAATACCATAGCGTGTTTAAAGGCCAGGGAATGAATTTCGAGGAAGTGCGCGAATATCAACCTGGAGATGAGGTTCGCGCCATCGACTGGAACGTCACTGCGCGGATGAACCATCCGTTCATCAAAAAGTTTGTTGAGGAACGAGAACTCACGCTCATGCTGCTGGTGGACGTGAGCGGTTCGGGATTATTCGGCTCAGGCGATCAGTCGAAACGGGAACTGGCTGCTGAAATTGCTTCGGTCATGGCATTCTCAGCCATTCGAAACAATGATAAGGTTGGGCTGATTCTGTTCACCGAAGAAGTGGAAAAGTTCATACCGCCACGCAAGGGCAGGCGGCACGTTCTGCGGGTCATTAGAGAGATTCTTTTCTATGAACCGAAAAAGCGCGGCACGAACTTAAACCTCGCACTCGAGTTTCTCACGCGTGTAACTCCACACAAGGCGATTGCGGTGGTGGTTTCAGACTTTTTGGGCCAGAATATCACCGCCAATCTTCAAGCTAATCCCCGGCGTCAAGCAGGGCTGATGCTCCCTCAATCACTGGCTCAAGCCTCCTTTACTGCTCTTCGTCAGGCGAACCGGCGTCATGATGTAGTGGCGATCCAGATTACCGATCGTTACGAAGTCGAACTGCCGCCCTTGGGCCGTTTGGTACTTAAGGATGCTGAGACAGGCGAGGTAGTTGAAGTCAATACGGGTGACCCAAGGAAAAGAGAAGCGTTTGCGCAAAGACAAGCGCGAGC harbors:
- the nusA gene encoding transcription termination factor NusA produces the protein MNADFLTVLEFWEREKGISRQVLISAVEESLLSAAKKAVGPARELRCIIDPKSGDIKAFAKLIVSEKVVSKHDHISLPDAKKIKPDAQLGEEVEVEVTPAGFGRIASQYAKQSLMQHIRRAEKQLIFTEFKDRVGDIISGVVRRFDRSDVSVDLGKYEALLPNRERVPTEEYQIGERIRCYVKAVENGPHGPEIILSRADPRFVIKLFQLEVSEINDGTIEIKGIAREPGFRTKLAVYTRDEKVDPVGACVGLRGQRVKNIVRELNNEKVDIIRWEPNIKGFLTNALAPAQLKTFEVDEANKRVKIVVGEDQLSLAIGKRGQNARLSSKLTGWQVDIEPEVVHRMGFEEKVAEAVKTLAAIPGITQEQADTLVHQGLTRLEDLLQADISDLSGIPQIGDQAAAILEAAKAEAARHRLKLGEDSAG
- the infB gene encoding translation initiation factor IF-2 gives rise to the protein MPVRIYDISKKLGLENKEVLAKARELGITAAKVPSSSLDKITAEYLEQELSGGKPVATAAPPAPPAEPEKILIVTAPPAPAPVIEPAPLVEAKVPAPAAPVHEQEVKAPIVSPAPIVEEAPVEVKAPEPVKEAPQVIVAEVKPAPVVEETPKVEAAPVAPAPKPEVPVAPATPIAATPPPPPAPPARPAGPQVGDKVGFIQLPSKPAPRTAEKVGSAKLPPSRPGQQPGGNRPDFSRGGNRPDNRNARPGFGAPHGGRPQAPGGRPGFGNRNEPAKPAAPSGPRFVTPDNAQVISVKPPIVVRELAEQLKLKPFKLIADLMELGVFANVNQAIDESVAQRICAKYGYRFEVEKRERGSGIIHAPIKKIEVDIEDKPEQLKPRAPVVTIMGHVDHGKTTLLDVIRKSDVVAGEAGGITQHIGAYTISFPHPERKNELQQITFLDTPGHAAFSAMRARGANVTDIVVLVVAANDGVMPQTLEALSHAQAAKAEIMVAVNKVDHPNANPMRVRQQLQEKGLVCEEWGGKTLFVDVSAITKQGVDKLLEAILLQAEIMELKANPDRRAKGNVIESGLEPGGPTATVLVRKGTLHLGDVVICGPFYGKVRALINEENKRLKEAGPSVAVKLLGLNGVPEAGLEFTVEENEKEARDIAEKRTMEARAMGQEARAKVTLENLFATMSSTSAKVLKLVVKADTQGSVEAIVEALKKIESDKVSLEVIHSAVGTITESDVALASASNAVILGFHTRIDNGVSDEAKREGVQIKLYAIIYELIDQVKESMAGLLDPLYKDVVVGTAEVRKIFELSKGIPVAGCMITNGRIVRGKVRVMRRKGLIFEGVTQSLRRFQDEVNEVRAGMECGIRLDGFGDFQIGDTIECYTVEKTTQKL
- the rbfA gene encoding 30S ribosome-binding factor RbfA → MPSLRLQRVRELLKREIGEVIRREIPVGESGLITVNEVGVSSDLHSATVFIGILGTDQQKKKGFAQLNHHRKRIQGLVGQAVILKYTPTLRFVLDESIAEGNKVLQIIDELEKSGPNNETTPENH
- a CDS encoding DHH family phosphoesterase; translated protein: MKQRPKIIDRILEGIRESRTFCVVGHIRPDGDCIGSQLGLTLALLNEGKKVWCWNEDIVPAKLAFLDPEKIVQRPRPGMEFDCVIATDAASFERLGKVGDCIGKRKLFINIDHHQSNTRYADINWISAREPSSGEIIFKLLKSANWPITPQIADCLFTAVSTDTGSFQYPSTLPSTYNVAGELVKRGANLAKICDEVYQSYPLSRVRLLKHLYNKFRLTDDDQIAYFWLRKADFTRTGADTSDSEGLIDHIRDIEPVQVACLFEELEPELTRISLRSKNVKVNVNEIAAIFGGGGHKAAAGARIPGSPLSVQRRVISAVKRALNAAQS
- a CDS encoding VOC family protein, translated to MATLALLVLRTATMEATLTFYKALGLHFTEEKHGTGPLHYSSVVGDLVFEIYPGEPGSAPERKTGGATMLGFTVDQLDATLALLNAIKPDSQLVPKESPWGRRAVAVDPDGRAVEITERSVKGSSTGDK
- the truB gene encoding tRNA pseudouridine(55) synthase TruB, whose product is MHEFDVFDGALLIDKPVGYTSHDVVDAIRRRFQIKKVGHCGTLDPNATGLLIIVLGRGTKLSERLMSSDKVYEGTIKFGETTDSYDADGELVTSLPVPPMTLGELNETAAAFVGDQMQVPPMVSAIKKGGVPLYKLARKGVEVEREPRFIHIYNFRFAEYNEPIGRFRVAATKGTYVRSLAHDLGQKLGCGGHLATLRRTVSGKFDVANAIRLDQALELSAAELEKRVIPFLKLAA
- a CDS encoding bifunctional riboflavin kinase/FAD synthetase produces the protein MKIIRSASELKANGRKVCLAIGFFDGVHLGHQQIIRQTIADSIKHEAVSLVVTFDQHPSTVVAPDRIPPLIYPLPHKLKTIGSLGSEALFLIHFDKAFSELSGEAFIRNLANDLGHIESLCVGSNFTFGYKRSGNVALLKTLGEELKFTVHGMAAVSLDGKTVSSTRIREAIRTGELDAASQMLGRTYSLCGPVIKGDQLGHKLGFPTANLKLDGLVLPPTGVYAVHAFVEGESYRAVVNIGLRPTLRNPAPERRIEVHILNFTGDLYGKAMEIAFVEKLRDEQKFPSLDALKLQIAKDIEDAAKCF
- a CDS encoding AAA family ATPase, whose amino-acid sequence is MNTGISAINAAVQETSAFVRPLFSELGKVIIGQSYLVERLTIGLLANGHVLLEGVPGLAKTLSVKSLSSCLSVRFSRLQFTPDMLPADVIGTQIYNPQSGGFTTRRGPIFANLVLADEINRAPAKVQSALLEAMQEKQVTIGDQTFKLEEPFLVLATQNPIEQEGTYPLPEAQVDRFMLKLKIGYPSRAEERSILDLMAHTSNLPKANAVVTSDQILKARQVINDIYIDDKVKDYIVDIVCATRDPEAYKIQAKDFIQLGASPRATISLTLAAKAYAFLKGRGYVTPQDVKSIGMDVLRHRVTITYEAEAENKTSETIIQKIFDELPVP
- a CDS encoding DUF58 domain-containing protein, giving the protein MIPREILKKIRQIELRTNRLVSESLAGQYHSVFKGQGMNFEEVREYQPGDEVRAIDWNVTARMNHPFIKKFVEERELTLMLLVDVSGSGLFGSGDQSKRELAAEIASVMAFSAIRNNDKVGLILFTEEVEKFIPPRKGRRHVLRVIREILFYEPKKRGTNLNLALEFLTRVTPHKAIAVVVSDFLGQNITANLQANPRRQAGLMLPQSLAQASFTALRQANRRHDVVAIQITDRYEVELPPLGRLVLKDAETGEVVEVNTGDPRKREAFAQRQARAQAELLRVFRAAKIDSIQLRTDVPYGVALGRFFETRERRRLHG